One Nostoc punctiforme PCC 73102 DNA window includes the following coding sequences:
- a CDS encoding homocysteine biosynthesis protein, giving the protein MRTIAEINEKIIRQRAVVLTTEELKARVVEIGVTKAAKEVDVITTGTFEPMESSGAIINLGHTDPPIKIRRCWLDGVPAYSGFGAVDLYLGASCAVETTDGEEVRERGGGHVIEDLIAGKAIHVKAQGQVTDCYPRASFETTVTRETINQFYLFNPRNLYQNFIVGVNGGDRPLFTYLGPLQPRLGNAVYSNPGAISPLLNDPDLQLVGIGTRIFLGGGIGYVAWEGTQHFPLQKRLANRTPIGPSATLALIGDAKQMDAHWVRGCYFKSYGPSLMLGVGVPLPVLNEQVVEHCAVQDKDLVAPIVDFSIPRRVRPTFGLVSYAQLKSGKIAIEGKAVRSAPLASLFFSRQVALELKKWIEAGTFTLTEPVSPIPMERSFLPQDRRTDF; this is encoded by the coding sequence ATGCGAACAATTGCAGAAATTAACGAGAAAATCATCCGCCAACGTGCGGTAGTGTTGACAACTGAAGAGTTAAAAGCACGAGTTGTAGAAATCGGTGTTACTAAAGCGGCTAAAGAAGTTGACGTAATTACCACTGGTACTTTTGAGCCGATGGAATCAAGCGGTGCAATTATCAATCTCGGACACACTGACCCTCCGATCAAAATTCGTCGTTGTTGGTTAGATGGTGTACCAGCATACTCTGGTTTCGGGGCAGTAGATTTATATTTGGGTGCGAGTTGTGCTGTGGAGACGACAGACGGAGAGGAAGTCCGAGAACGTGGCGGCGGTCATGTAATCGAAGATTTAATCGCTGGTAAAGCTATACATGTAAAAGCGCAAGGACAAGTAACAGATTGCTACCCCAGAGCAAGTTTTGAAACTACAGTTACCCGTGAAACGATTAATCAGTTTTATTTATTCAATCCGCGCAATCTTTATCAAAATTTTATTGTTGGTGTAAATGGTGGCGATCGCCCCCTCTTCACCTATCTGGGCCCTTTACAACCCCGTTTGGGGAATGCCGTTTACTCTAATCCCGGTGCTATTTCACCCTTACTCAACGATCCAGATTTGCAACTTGTTGGTATAGGGACTCGAATTTTTTTAGGCGGCGGTATTGGCTATGTTGCCTGGGAAGGCACTCAGCACTTCCCCTTACAAAAACGTTTAGCTAATCGTACACCAATTGGGCCTTCTGCGACTTTAGCTTTAATTGGTGATGCCAAACAAATGGATGCTCATTGGGTACGGGGTTGTTACTTTAAAAGTTATGGTCCCTCATTAATGTTAGGCGTTGGTGTCCCACTCCCTGTATTAAATGAACAAGTAGTTGAACACTGCGCCGTACAGGATAAAGACTTAGTAGCCCCAATAGTAGATTTTTCCATTCCCCGGCGCGTTCGTCCCACTTTTGGTTTGGTGAGTTATGCCCAACTCAAATCTGGGAAGATCGCTATTGAGGGCAAAGCTGTACGCTCTGCCCCCTTAGCGAGTTTGTTTTTTTCTAGGCAAGTCGCCCTAGAGTTGAAAAAGTGGATCGAAGCAGGAACGTTTACCCTCACAGAACCAGTTTCTCCAATTCCGATGGAGCGATCTTTTCTACCCCAAGACCGTCGAACGGATTTTTGA